The following coding sequences lie in one Enterococcus sp. 9E7_DIV0242 genomic window:
- a CDS encoding YfhO family protein, with amino-acid sequence MKSKMIEFIKQKGLLYGLFSFLIPIGVMAIAYYGIDVIPAQGHRSILASDAYSQYSMFFGGFNNLVQNGESLLFNWYASLGLNNVAFMSYYLNSLFTPLSLFFENSHMDYFMYYLTLVKFGCLGLSFWIYALQTFKLDRWKQLIMAVSYALMSFSVAYSEITMWFDGLMYLPLVILGINRLMDKRKPTVLFVFYFLLFISNFYIAFMIGIFSFLYFWARLFIRPRVYRRSVWLYLVTSFAAGGASMPIIIPTILDITSNGESLTEINRLFTKTAAPLSILIKNMVGVYDSTKYDMVPFIYVGTLSLLLCIFFFLTKKISRRIKLAYGSVLGFIFISFYIEALDLLWQGLHAPNMFLFRYSFTFSFVVLMLAGYGWEKYSKEDFSQMAHIIATIFILFLGVKIYTNFNEEQYGYFYLSSLFWSAIALISFLGLFWLQQKQKLPRISNALMVGIVVVELWANTTGLVVGILNDWTYPNYLGVTNVYDDIETLVDYTKKENPDNFYRMENLTPITMNDSFLFGYSGVSMFSSIRNRHSSQYLDKLGFRSKGTNLNILYANNTLLMDSLLGVKYNLSKQEDSLKFGYQEVKTSGKYTLFKNNYVLPLGILTDDWIYQDGAVENQTKLINHLAGQDENDSMFTFTDAEVVASENTVFDSKHLETNNLEVVTYTREDEEEPMEITYKVAVPAKQQAYLTLYQAESDGVIGAPNMKAEVNGTTHSWMFGRVGQYISLGYYEEAQTVQVKVTFTYSKESDKEKSMILLKPDVALMDTDQFVSTVEKIQKKGVEIDVKGRKASTSVALKEDQILMTTIPYDKGWKAYVDGKEVAIPTFKDAFLTIPLTAGKYTVELVYFPYGMRLGLWIAGGSILLFGAIVFWLKKKRQDEPQLIMDIAEEHKASNPGDKQHGSGEKQERAIERLIDQNDVSKEEASEKTEQQKSLLTEFTFSRGEDESISFKLSTSEIKEKRSMEEQPLDDGKDTDA; translated from the coding sequence CCTATAGGAGTCATGGCCATCGCCTATTACGGGATTGATGTGATTCCGGCACAGGGACATCGCTCGATCTTAGCCTCGGATGCTTATTCACAGTATTCGATGTTTTTCGGCGGCTTCAATAATTTGGTTCAAAATGGGGAAAGTTTGCTGTTCAACTGGTATGCCTCATTAGGATTGAATAATGTAGCATTTATGTCGTATTACTTAAATAGCCTATTCACACCGTTGTCTCTGTTTTTTGAAAATAGTCATATGGATTATTTTATGTACTACCTGACACTAGTGAAATTTGGTTGCTTAGGACTAAGTTTTTGGATTTACGCATTACAAACATTCAAACTCGACAGATGGAAACAGTTAATCATGGCTGTTAGCTATGCACTGATGAGCTTCTCTGTGGCCTATTCAGAGATCACGATGTGGTTTGATGGCTTGATGTATCTGCCCTTGGTGATTCTGGGGATCAATCGTTTGATGGACAAGAGAAAGCCGACAGTACTCTTTGTCTTTTATTTTTTATTGTTCATCTCTAATTTTTACATTGCTTTTATGATCGGTATTTTTTCCTTTCTTTACTTCTGGGCACGCCTATTTATTCGGCCACGAGTTTATAGACGCAGTGTCTGGCTATATTTGGTGACTTCGTTTGCAGCTGGTGGAGCCTCTATGCCAATCATCATCCCAACTATTCTAGATATTACCAGCAATGGGGAAAGTCTGACAGAAATCAATCGATTGTTTACCAAAACAGCGGCACCTCTGAGTATTCTTATCAAAAATATGGTTGGGGTGTACGACTCGACAAAGTACGATATGGTTCCATTTATTTATGTAGGAACATTGTCGCTTTTGCTGTGTATTTTTTTCTTTCTTACGAAGAAAATCAGTCGGAGAATCAAGCTAGCCTATGGCAGTGTACTAGGCTTCATTTTTATCAGCTTTTACATTGAGGCATTGGATTTACTGTGGCAAGGCTTGCACGCACCGAATATGTTTCTTTTTCGCTATAGTTTTACATTTTCCTTTGTTGTGTTGATGTTGGCCGGGTATGGTTGGGAGAAGTACTCGAAAGAAGATTTTTCCCAAATGGCACACATTATTGCAACGATTTTTATTCTTTTTTTGGGAGTGAAAATCTATACGAACTTTAATGAGGAACAATATGGTTATTTCTATTTAAGCAGTCTTTTCTGGAGCGCAATTGCCTTAATCAGCTTTCTCGGTCTATTTTGGTTACAGCAGAAACAGAAATTACCGCGAATAAGTAACGCATTAATGGTGGGGATCGTAGTTGTCGAACTATGGGCAAACACAACAGGACTTGTCGTAGGGATACTTAACGATTGGACATACCCTAATTATCTTGGTGTTACTAATGTTTATGATGATATAGAAACCTTGGTAGACTATACGAAAAAGGAAAATCCTGATAATTTCTATCGAATGGAAAACCTAACGCCAATTACAATGAACGATTCTTTTTTATTTGGCTATAGCGGTGTTTCCATGTTTTCCTCCATTCGTAATCGTCATTCCTCTCAGTATCTGGATAAGCTGGGTTTTCGCTCAAAGGGCACGAACTTGAATATCCTGTATGCAAATAATACGCTGCTGATGGACAGTCTTTTAGGAGTAAAATATAATCTATCGAAACAGGAAGATTCATTGAAGTTCGGCTATCAGGAGGTAAAAACTAGTGGGAAATATACCCTATTTAAGAATAACTATGTCTTGCCTTTAGGTATCTTGACAGATGATTGGATTTATCAGGATGGAGCTGTAGAAAATCAGACCAAGCTGATTAACCATCTAGCCGGACAGGATGAAAATGACTCAATGTTTACCTTTACAGATGCAGAAGTGGTTGCTAGTGAAAACACTGTATTTGATTCTAAGCACTTAGAAACGAATAATCTTGAAGTTGTTACGTATACGAGAGAAGATGAGGAGGAGCCGATGGAAATCACCTATAAAGTGGCGGTTCCTGCAAAACAGCAAGCATATTTGACTCTTTATCAAGCGGAATCGGATGGTGTGATCGGTGCCCCCAATATGAAAGCCGAGGTTAATGGAACGACGCACTCCTGGATGTTCGGCAGAGTAGGCCAATACATTTCTTTAGGATACTATGAAGAGGCTCAGACGGTACAGGTGAAGGTGACCTTTACGTATTCAAAAGAATCAGATAAAGAAAAATCAATGATTCTGTTAAAACCTGATGTTGCGTTGATGGATACAGATCAATTTGTGTCAACGGTAGAAAAGATACAGAAAAAAGGAGTAGAGATCGATGTTAAAGGACGCAAAGCCTCTACCTCCGTTGCGTTGAAAGAAGATCAAATTTTGATGACGACGATTCCATACGATAAAGGCTGGAAAGCCTACGTGGATGGGAAAGAGGTAGCGATTCCAACCTTTAAGGATGCGTTTTTGACTATTCCGTTGACTGCCGGGAAATATACGGTTGAACTGGTGTACTTCCCTTATGGGATGAGGCTGGGGCTCTGGATTGCTGGTGGCAGTATTCTGCTATTTGGTGCTATAGTGTTCTGGTTGAAGAAAAAACGACAGGATGAGCCGCAACTGATTATGGATATAGCTGAGGAACATAAGGCAAGCAATCCAGGGGATAAGCAGCATGGTTCAGGTGAAAAACAAGAGAGAGCTATCGAACGTCTGATCGATCAAAACGATGTATCTAAAGAAGAAGCATCGGAAAAAACAGAACAACAAAAATCGCTGCTAACAGAGTTTACTTTTTCTCGGGGAGAGGATGAGTCAATCTCATTTAAACTATCTACAAGTGAAATAAAAGAAAAGAGATCGATGGAAGAACAACCTTTAGATGACGGAAAAGATACAGATGCATAG
- a CDS encoding reverse transcriptase family protein: MSRDIWKYITVEQCNEFLLSFQLLGETTLSNKEQITCLYSLSNTLEKHYEQYTLVKSNGGTRKITKPDERLKLVQKNILANILSQRSVSIYATAYQKGVGLIMNAQPHTEKQQILKLDIEDFFDSISFSQVYAYGFPRSYFPKATAGLLTNLCCYNHCLPQGAPTSPMISNLVLRSFDDSIGQWCVEKGISYTRFCDDMTFSGTFDATTVKNKVQAFLVELGFSLNKKKTRVISKHEQQTVTGIVVNEKSQAPRTYRKQLRQEIYYCMKFGVSSHIARKTAVAPHLIEQRTIENYLLSLLSKTNFILQINPLDEEFLQARTQLKVLLTEHRQVYR, from the coding sequence ATGAGTAGGGATATATGGAAATATATAACAGTAGAACAATGTAATGAGTTCTTGTTGTCATTTCAACTGTTGGGTGAAACAACGCTTTCGAATAAGGAACAAATTACTTGTTTATACAGCCTCAGCAATACTCTTGAAAAACATTATGAACAATATACACTAGTGAAAAGTAATGGTGGGACAAGAAAAATCACGAAGCCGGATGAGCGCTTGAAACTGGTTCAGAAAAATATTTTAGCCAATATCTTGTCCCAACGAAGTGTGTCAATCTATGCGACTGCTTATCAAAAAGGCGTTGGATTGATTATGAACGCACAGCCGCATACGGAGAAACAACAGATTTTGAAACTGGATATTGAAGATTTTTTTGATAGTATTTCTTTTTCGCAGGTCTATGCGTATGGGTTTCCTCGTAGCTATTTTCCAAAAGCTACAGCAGGATTATTAACCAATCTCTGTTGCTACAATCATTGCTTGCCTCAAGGAGCGCCGACCTCTCCGATGATTTCCAATCTAGTTTTAAGAAGCTTTGATGATTCTATTGGTCAGTGGTGTGTGGAAAAAGGAATCAGCTACACTCGCTTTTGCGATGATATGACATTTTCCGGTACATTTGATGCTACAACAGTGAAAAATAAGGTACAGGCCTTTTTAGTTGAGCTCGGATTTTCGCTCAATAAAAAGAAAACTAGAGTGATTTCCAAGCATGAACAACAAACAGTAACCGGGATTGTAGTAAATGAGAAATCTCAAGCGCCAAGAACCTATCGAAAACAGCTGCGCCAAGAAATCTATTATTGCATGAAGTTTGGTGTTTCTTCACATATAGCACGTAAAACGGCTGTTGCTCCGCACTTGATTGAGCAGAGAACGATTGAAAATTATCTGCTTTCGCTATTGAGTAAGACCAATTTTATTTTGCAGATCAATCCTTTGGACGAAGAATTTCTACAGGCTAGAACACAGCTGAAAGTTCTCTTGACTGAACATCGTCAAGTATACAGATAA
- a CDS encoding helix-turn-helix domain-containing protein, which yields MDTMDIGAHLKTKREEHHLTQEQLANKIFVSRQAISQWENNKTFPDISNLIMLSELYKIPLEQLILKKAIDSTMQKEANQQRQKYARNSTVVLFIVSLTTVIFAIFHKINNNGVVIFYAVLSLLILGIYALYMKKLEAVSEKILYTVVILIVLIFAVATSTSFT from the coding sequence ATGGACACAATGGATATTGGTGCTCATTTAAAAACAAAACGAGAAGAGCATCACCTGACACAAGAGCAATTAGCCAATAAAATTTTCGTTTCTCGTCAAGCAATTTCACAGTGGGAAAATAATAAGACTTTTCCAGATATTTCCAATTTGATTATGTTAAGCGAGTTATACAAGATTCCTTTAGAGCAGTTGATTCTCAAAAAAGCAATTGATTCTACGATGCAAAAAGAAGCAAATCAACAGAGGCAAAAATACGCCAGAAACAGCACAGTTGTTCTATTTATCGTTTCATTAACCACTGTGATCTTCGCTATTTTTCATAAAATAAACAACAATGGAGTGGTCATTTTTTATGCGGTTCTTTCACTGCTGATTCTGGGTATTTACGCACTATACATGAAAAAGCTAGAAGCTGTATCTGAAAAAATACTCTACACGGTTGTCATTCTTATCGTACTTATTTTCGCAGTAGCTACTTCGACAAGCTTCACATAA
- a CDS encoding LCP family protein: MKKRWQWLIVCLLSLFLAAVLFFCYSVINFHKGKKQSQLQVNTKKNESFLGDERSETGEITVLLIGDDGREDDEDGGRSDTLMVLNYDTTKKEPKVISIMRDVYVNIPGVGMDKINAAYAYGGAALTKEVINDSFGLPINYYAAIDFKIFNQLIDDFFSEGVQIDAETSFELDGVEINQGEQLMDGYSLLQYARFRMDGEGDFGRVRRQQQVADSLIKQAKSGLPIARLPRLLGAAIGYVDTDLPYDVLLDVGKNFLFGQIGELQTLLVPVEGSWMFNDYTPSGSVLEIDTVENQLAIETFLRVGEAP; the protein is encoded by the coding sequence ATGAAGAAAAGATGGCAATGGCTGATTGTTTGTCTACTTTCCCTGTTTTTGGCTGCTGTACTATTTTTTTGTTACTCTGTCATTAATTTTCATAAAGGAAAAAAACAGTCTCAGCTACAAGTAAATACCAAGAAGAATGAATCCTTTTTAGGGGATGAACGCTCAGAAACCGGAGAAATCACTGTTTTACTGATCGGAGATGATGGTCGGGAGGATGATGAAGATGGTGGGAGATCGGATACATTAATGGTGCTCAATTATGATACAACAAAGAAGGAGCCAAAGGTCATCTCAATCATGAGGGATGTATACGTGAATATACCCGGAGTTGGCATGGACAAAATCAATGCTGCGTATGCTTATGGAGGAGCAGCATTGACAAAGGAGGTCATAAACGATTCTTTTGGGCTGCCAATCAATTATTACGCAGCGATAGATTTCAAGATATTTAACCAACTGATTGATGATTTTTTCTCCGAGGGAGTCCAAATTGATGCTGAAACATCATTTGAACTAGATGGTGTAGAAATAAATCAGGGAGAGCAGCTTATGGATGGTTATAGCTTGCTGCAGTATGCCAGATTTCGTATGGATGGTGAAGGAGATTTTGGCAGAGTACGGCGTCAGCAGCAGGTTGCAGACAGCTTGATCAAGCAAGCAAAAAGCGGACTGCCGATTGCAAGATTGCCTCGTTTGCTGGGAGCAGCAATTGGATATGTCGATACCGATCTTCCTTATGATGTTTTATTGGATGTTGGGAAGAATTTCCTGTTTGGACAGATTGGAGAGCTTCAGACTTTATTAGTACCGGTGGAAGGCAGCTGGATGTTCAACGATTACACACCGTCCGGCAGTGTCTTGGAGATTGATACAGTAGAAAATCAATTAGCAATAGAGACCTTTTTGCGTGTCGGAGAAGCACCATGA